The proteins below come from a single Geobacillus thermoleovorans genomic window:
- a CDS encoding glycosyltransferase family 4 protein, translating to MGEKKKVLFSATVYGHLAAFHKPFIKLLQDKGYEVHAAANPGHGRKEEIEEMGVVCWDISFSRSPYDLSNFRAIKELKKLFQTHSFDLIHVHTPVASFFVRYTAKQCKQGPVLYTAHGFHFYKGAPILNWLVYYAAEKLARRWTDGLITINREDYENGKRLGFKENESLFFAHGVGVLLEQYGAEQDANVREQLGIKKNEVVVAYIAELNDNKNHLFLLRNWKNILQHHSDVHCLIVGKGEKEEELQKYVKQNQLKNIHFLGFRRDVPAILADSDIVTLLSFREGLPRCLMEAMASKKPLVVTNIRGSRDLVHHGINGFVVDLGDDRSLVDSFVRLVNDKELREQMGQASFDRIQPYGLDHVIAEMEEIYSRYL from the coding sequence ATGGGTGAGAAGAAGAAAGTATTGTTTTCCGCTACTGTCTACGGTCATTTAGCCGCCTTCCATAAGCCATTTATCAAGCTATTGCAAGACAAAGGGTATGAAGTCCACGCCGCCGCGAACCCGGGTCACGGACGTAAAGAAGAAATCGAAGAGATGGGGGTCGTTTGTTGGGACATTTCTTTTTCGCGCTCCCCTTATGATCTTTCAAATTTCAGAGCGATAAAGGAATTGAAAAAGTTGTTTCAAACACATTCCTTTGATTTGATCCATGTCCATACCCCTGTCGCATCGTTTTTCGTGAGATATACAGCAAAACAATGCAAACAAGGGCCTGTGCTTTATACAGCTCATGGCTTTCATTTTTATAAAGGAGCGCCTATTCTCAACTGGTTGGTTTACTATGCGGCTGAAAAACTAGCGAGAAGATGGACTGATGGTTTAATAACCATCAATAGGGAAGATTACGAGAATGGTAAACGATTGGGGTTCAAAGAGAATGAATCCCTATTTTTTGCGCATGGAGTGGGTGTTTTACTTGAGCAATATGGTGCAGAACAAGATGCTAATGTTCGCGAACAGCTTGGCATTAAAAAGAATGAGGTTGTTGTGGCATATATTGCTGAATTAAACGATAATAAGAACCATTTGTTTCTCTTGAGAAATTGGAAAAACATTTTGCAACATCATTCCGATGTTCATTGCTTGATTGTGGGCAAGGGTGAGAAAGAAGAAGAGCTCCAAAAGTATGTGAAACAAAATCAATTAAAAAACATTCATTTTTTAGGGTTTCGCCGCGATGTTCCGGCAATTTTAGCCGATTCGGATATTGTAACGCTATTATCCTTCCGCGAAGGATTGCCCCGATGCCTCATGGAAGCAATGGCCTCGAAGAAACCTTTAGTTGTCACGAATATAAGGGGTTCAAGGGATTTGGTACACCATGGGATAAATGGATTTGTTGTTGATTTAGGCGATGACCGCTCTTTAGTCGATTCATTTGTGAGGCTAGTCAATGACAAAGAATTGCGGGAACAGATGGGACAGGCCTCCTTTGATCGGATTCAGCCGTATGGTTTAGATCATGTGATTGCTGAAATGGAGGAGATTTATTCGCGGTATTTATAA
- a CDS encoding glycosyltransferase family 2 protein, translating to MGAKVSIIMGIYNCGKTLGEAVDSILNQTYDNWELIMCDDGSTDNTYEIALGYSEKDQRIKVIKNEKNMGLAKTLNNCLEVSTGEYIMRHDGDDLMVKDRIEKQVRFMQDHNCDACGSAAYVFDENGVWGIRRPPEFPNKKCLVTGSPFIHPTVIMKRESLLKVGGYSDNYLTRQRLEDYDLWVKFFEKGFILRNIKEPLIYYREDRDAYKRRKKKFRIIETKARLDACKRLDIPYFQRFFALKPLLAMIIPNGVMAYYHKMKV from the coding sequence TTGGGGGCAAAAGTCTCTATAATAATGGGCATATATAACTGTGGAAAAACCCTTGGTGAAGCCGTAGATTCGATATTAAATCAGACATATGATAATTGGGAACTTATCATGTGTGATGATGGCTCTACGGATAACACTTATGAAATTGCCCTTGGTTATTCAGAAAAGGATCAAAGAATAAAAGTAATTAAAAACGAAAAAAATATGGGATTGGCAAAGACATTAAATAACTGTTTAGAAGTGAGTACAGGGGAATACATTATGCGCCATGATGGTGATGACCTAATGGTAAAGGACAGGATAGAAAAACAAGTCCGATTTATGCAAGATCATAATTGTGATGCGTGCGGTTCAGCTGCATATGTGTTTGATGAGAATGGAGTATGGGGAATACGGCGGCCTCCGGAGTTTCCTAATAAAAAGTGCTTGGTTACGGGATCTCCCTTTATTCATCCTACTGTTATTATGAAAAGAGAGAGCTTGCTGAAGGTTGGGGGATATTCAGATAATTATTTAACTAGACAACGGCTAGAAGATTACGATTTATGGGTTAAGTTTTTTGAGAAAGGATTTATTTTGAGAAATATCAAAGAACCTCTAATTTATTATCGTGAGGATAGAGATGCCTATAAAAGGAGAAAGAAAAAATTTAGAATCATCGAAACGAAGGCAAGATTGGATGCTTGTAAGAGACTCGATATACCATATTTTCAAAGATTTTTTGCTCTTAAGCCCTTGTTAGCGATGATAATTCCTAATGGAGTTATGGCGTACTATCATAAAATGAAAGTATGA
- a CDS encoding O-antigen ligase family protein — MILYGKYITNETNIKIKVNSFFLAVVLVVQVMVSAVLIKFNIDIPIVYICLGILSVIINHYNFDKKIIPIILLFSFLFFISFLLLRDEMFKNDYLLGFFCFGLVPMYIASVKININEVMKYILIISCLFLWWPISLDSGSIDPGEQMSLSYSWVVLAICGIYFFFTEKKIHLRLLGLCSSIVYTYHIMLFRTRGAVLSIIIFIVLYFLLKIKTRKFKLLYLLLICLFLFLFFSNMYTVFLYLDYILSMYNINSQFIDYQLLLMKRDDMFSGRDLIYEATLNDFLNSPLYGNGVGYYYVLSGSYAHNLFLQLLSEGGLIISIPVFFVMGFAMAYVFVGKSIDHQFKKFFLYLFSISIPKLMFSWTLWLEQKFWVFLFFCFVLTIGQIGKLGGAIITRITRRDL, encoded by the coding sequence ATGATATTATATGGCAAGTATATTACAAATGAAACAAATATTAAGATAAAAGTTAATAGTTTTTTTTTGGCAGTAGTATTAGTGGTACAAGTAATGGTTTCAGCAGTATTAATAAAATTTAACATAGATATTCCAATTGTGTATATATGTCTAGGAATCCTTTCGGTAATAATAAATCACTATAATTTTGATAAAAAAATAATCCCTATAATTCTTCTTTTTTCGTTTCTTTTTTTTATTTCATTTTTATTATTAAGGGATGAAATGTTTAAGAATGATTACTTATTAGGATTTTTTTGTTTTGGCTTAGTTCCAATGTATATTGCCTCAGTTAAAATTAATATTAATGAGGTAATGAAGTACATATTAATAATTTCATGCCTTTTTTTATGGTGGCCCATTAGCCTTGATAGTGGATCCATAGATCCAGGAGAACAAATGAGCTTGAGTTATAGCTGGGTTGTTCTTGCAATATGTGGTATTTACTTTTTTTTCACAGAAAAGAAGATTCATCTCAGGTTATTAGGTTTATGTAGTTCTATAGTTTATACTTATCATATAATGTTATTTAGAACACGTGGTGCTGTGCTTTCAATAATAATATTTATTGTACTTTACTTCTTATTGAAAATCAAAACGAGAAAGTTCAAACTACTGTATTTATTACTAATATGTCTTTTTTTGTTCTTATTTTTTTCCAATATGTATACCGTGTTCCTATATTTGGACTATATATTATCTATGTACAATATTAATAGTCAATTTATAGATTATCAATTGCTTTTAATGAAAAGAGACGATATGTTTTCCGGACGTGATTTGATTTATGAAGCAACACTAAATGATTTTTTGAATAGTCCACTATATGGAAATGGTGTGGGATACTATTATGTTTTAAGTGGTTCTTATGCACATAATTTATTTCTACAATTATTGTCTGAAGGGGGCTTGATAATTAGTATCCCTGTGTTTTTTGTTATGGGATTCGCCATGGCTTATGTATTTGTAGGTAAATCTATCGATCATCAATTTAAAAAATTTTTTCTTTATTTATTTAGTATATCAATACCAAAGCTTATGTTTTCTTGGACTCTTTGGTTAGAACAGAAGTTTTGGGTATTTCTATTTTTCTGTTTTGTTCTAACGATAGGACAGATAGGCAAATTAGGGGGTGCAATTATTACACGAATTACACGGAGAGATCTTTGA
- a CDS encoding winged helix-turn-helix domain-containing protein yields MLHRDFAPGREPFLTEEQQEEIKQLVLTTTPAELGWDVASAWNTKLLQSYVEKHFGVSISREALRKLLHRKGLSWTRPTYTLAKGDPDRQKNFEKQIDFIKKLNGSWYGLVVP; encoded by the coding sequence TTGCTTCATCGGGATTTCGCCCCCGGGCGGGAGCCGTTTCTCACCGAAGAACAGCAGGAAGAGATCAAACAGCTTGTGTTGACCACCACTCCCGCGGAACTGGGCTGGGACGTCGCTTCGGCGTGGAACACCAAACTCCTGCAATCCTATGTCGAAAAGCACTTCGGGGTTTCCATTTCCCGCGAAGCGCTGCGAAAACTCCTGCACCGCAAAGGGCTGTCGTGGACACGGCCGACCTACACGTTGGCGAAAGGCGATCCGGATCGACAAAAGAATTTTGAGAAACAGATCGACTTCATAAAAAAACTTAATGGATCCTGGTACGGTCTTGTTGTACCTTGA
- a CDS encoding IS630 family transposase, whose product MDPGTVLLYLDETHIRSYHVLRSTWSEVGRQKQVPTFGHHAHVSLFGAVNIHDGETVLHQTTAANAATFLDFLRMLKERDPDRLIVLVLDNARIHHAKMVKEFLQEEGQCFHFIYLPPYSPQLNPIKRLWKWLKDTVMANVFHKDRNDIIQAITRFVNYIHERPEEVLQRLGCAG is encoded by the coding sequence ATGGATCCTGGTACGGTCTTGTTGTACCTTGATGAAACCCATATCCGCTCTTACCATGTCCTGCGGTCCACATGGTCGGAAGTCGGCCGCCAAAAACAAGTGCCGACGTTCGGCCATCATGCCCACGTATCGCTGTTTGGCGCGGTCAACATCCACGATGGCGAAACGGTGCTTCATCAAACGACCGCTGCCAATGCCGCGACGTTCTTGGATTTCTTGAGAATGCTCAAAGAGCGCGATCCAGACCGTCTCATAGTCTTGGTGTTGGATAACGCCCGCATTCACCATGCCAAAATGGTCAAGGAGTTTTTGCAGGAAGAAGGGCAGTGTTTTCACTTTATTTACCTTCCTCCCTATTCGCCACAGCTGAACCCGATCAAACGCTTATGGAAATGGCTGAAAGATACGGTGATGGCCAATGTCTTTCACAAGGATCGCAACGATATCATTCAAGCCATTACTCGGTTTGTCAACTACATCCACGAACGTCCGGAGGAAGTGCTGCAGCGCTTAGGGTGTGCAGGATGA
- a CDS encoding glycosyltransferase family protein produces MFKKVPTVIEYNSDEVEEMKLYASWTKRVYNLLTRGIMNSSARGFVTVTYELEEQIKKYNKPIITIGNGISDDVPLVNRKVKDNEINAVFIGSPNCLWHGVDKIYYLASKLPNVKFHLIGIDDDPGLNNVYTYGYLNVDKYIEIIKFSDVAIGTLALHRNNMNEASPLKVREYLHFGLPVVIGYEDTDFIDRTEEFILKIPNTEDNVENNLQLIYEFMEHSKGKTVSRDKISHIYYSEKEKKRLDFFSKLCQ; encoded by the coding sequence ATGTTTAAAAAAGTACCGACAGTTATAGAGTATAATAGTGATGAAGTAGAAGAAATGAAATTATATGCTAGTTGGACAAAAAGAGTGTACAATTTGTTGACGAGAGGAATTATGAATTCTTCAGCAAGAGGATTTGTTACGGTAACTTATGAACTTGAGGAACAGATAAAGAAGTATAATAAGCCTATAATAACCATTGGAAATGGAATTAGTGATGATGTACCTCTAGTTAATAGGAAAGTAAAAGATAACGAGATAAATGCCGTTTTTATTGGATCACCGAATTGTTTATGGCATGGTGTAGATAAAATCTATTATTTGGCATCTAAATTACCAAATGTGAAGTTTCACTTAATTGGTATAGACGATGATCCTGGTTTAAATAATGTTTATACTTATGGGTATTTAAATGTAGATAAATATATAGAAATAATCAAGTTCAGTGACGTAGCAATCGGAACACTAGCGTTGCATCGAAACAATATGAACGAAGCTTCTCCACTAAAAGTAAGAGAGTATTTACATTTTGGACTGCCAGTTGTTATTGGTTATGAGGATACGGATTTTATAGACAGGACAGAGGAATTTATATTAAAGATACCTAATACAGAAGATAATGTGGAAAATAATTTACAGTTAATCTACGAATTTATGGAGCACTCTAAAGGCAAGACGGTTAGTCGAGATAAGATTTCACATATATACTATTCGGAAAAAGAAAAAAAGAGACTGGACTTTTTCTCGAAATTATGTCAATAA